The following proteins are encoded in a genomic region of Variovorax paradoxus:
- a CDS encoding NAD+ synthase produces MTLKLAIAQLNFVVGDLAGNAKKIVDAAHEAYAKGARLLLTPELSIAGYAAEDLFLRPAFTEACDDAVKGIAAALAGLKDMVVVVGHPTGGSLRSRSVAVQMRYNAASVIKEGRILETYAKRELPNYQVFDERRYFTPGQGTCVFEAGGVSVGVLICEDTWFDEPAELARAAGAEVLAVINASPYHVGKEGERVARMADRALAVGLPLVYAHLVGGQDEVVFDGASFALQPDGALAMQAESFKESLVFMQLERPPQGGTGIGFVAATQSIAPPRDAEAQLWDALVLGVRDYIGKNGFPGAILGLSGGIDSALVLAIAVDALGKDKVRAVMMPSPYTADISWIDAREMATRLGVRYDEISIKHTFESFKGALAEEFKGLPEDTAEENIQARIRGTLLMALSNKFGSIVLTTGNKSEMATGYCTLYGDMAGGFAVIKDLLKTTVFALARWRNAHDPYGTGASPIPDRIITRPPSAELRPDQTDQDSLPPYDILDGILARYMQDDEGIDEIIAAGYERAVVERVARLIKINEYKRRQAPVGIRVTHRSFGKDWRYPITSKFNETAGAQKP; encoded by the coding sequence ATGACGCTCAAGCTCGCCATCGCGCAACTCAATTTTGTGGTGGGCGACCTCGCCGGCAACGCGAAAAAAATCGTCGATGCCGCGCATGAAGCCTATGCAAAGGGTGCGCGTCTTCTCTTGACGCCCGAACTCTCGATTGCCGGCTATGCGGCGGAGGATCTTTTCCTGCGTCCCGCGTTTACCGAAGCCTGCGATGATGCCGTGAAAGGCATTGCCGCCGCGCTGGCCGGTCTCAAAGACATGGTCGTGGTGGTGGGGCATCCGACGGGCGGGAGCCTGCGCAGCCGCTCGGTGGCGGTGCAGATGCGCTACAACGCCGCGAGCGTGATCAAGGAAGGCCGCATCCTCGAAACTTACGCCAAGCGCGAACTGCCGAACTACCAGGTGTTCGACGAGCGCCGCTACTTCACGCCGGGGCAGGGCACCTGCGTGTTCGAAGCCGGCGGTGTCTCGGTGGGTGTGCTGATCTGCGAAGACACCTGGTTCGACGAGCCGGCCGAACTGGCCCGCGCGGCCGGCGCCGAGGTGCTGGCCGTCATCAACGCCTCGCCGTACCACGTCGGCAAGGAAGGCGAGCGCGTGGCGCGCATGGCCGACCGCGCGCTCGCCGTGGGCCTGCCGCTGGTCTACGCGCATCTGGTCGGCGGACAGGACGAAGTGGTCTTCGACGGTGCGTCCTTCGCACTGCAGCCCGACGGCGCCCTGGCCATGCAGGCCGAGAGTTTCAAGGAGAGCCTGGTTTTCATGCAACTGGAGCGGCCGCCGCAGGGCGGCACAGGTATCGGCTTCGTCGCCGCAACGCAATCCATTGCACCGCCGCGCGACGCCGAAGCCCAGTTGTGGGACGCACTGGTATTGGGCGTGCGGGACTACATCGGAAAGAACGGTTTTCCGGGAGCCATCCTGGGGCTCTCGGGCGGCATCGACTCTGCCTTGGTGCTGGCGATTGCGGTCGACGCACTCGGCAAGGACAAGGTGCGCGCGGTCATGATGCCTTCGCCTTACACCGCTGACATCAGCTGGATCGACGCGCGCGAGATGGCCACTCGCCTGGGTGTGCGCTATGACGAAATCTCGATCAAGCACACCTTCGAATCGTTCAAGGGTGCGCTGGCCGAGGAGTTCAAAGGGCTGCCCGAGGACACGGCAGAAGAGAACATCCAGGCCCGCATCCGCGGCACGCTCCTGATGGCGCTGTCGAACAAGTTCGGCTCGATCGTGCTCACCACAGGCAACAAGAGCGAAATGGCCACGGGGTACTGCACGCTGTATGGCGACATGGCGGGCGGGTTCGCGGTCATCAAGGACCTGCTGAAGACCACCGTGTTTGCGCTGGCCCGCTGGCGCAATGCCCACGACCCGTATGGAACGGGCGCCTCGCCGATTCCCGACCGGATCATCACGCGCCCACCGAGCGCCGAATTGCGGCCCGACCAGACCGACCAGGACAGCCTGCCGCCTTACGACATCCTCGACGGCATCCTGGCACGCTACATGCAGGACGACGAGGGCATCGACGAGATCATCGCGGCGGGGTACGAACGCGCGGTGGTCGAGCGGGTTGCACGGCTCATCAAGATCAATGAATACAAACGGCGCCAGGCGCCGGTGGGCATTCGGGTCACCCATCGCAGCTTCGGCAAAGATTGGCGTTACCCTATCACCAGCAAATTCAACGAAACCGCCGGAGCGCAAAAACCATGA
- a CDS encoding P-II family nitrogen regulator, which translates to MKQITAIVKPFKLEDVREALAEVGVTGLTVTEVKGFGRQKGHTELYRGAEYVVDFLPKMKVEVVVNEGDVERCIEAIVSSARTGKIGDGKIFVTEVERIVRIRTGEENENAV; encoded by the coding sequence ATGAAGCAGATCACCGCCATCGTCAAACCCTTCAAGCTCGAGGACGTGCGCGAGGCCTTGGCCGAAGTGGGTGTTACCGGCCTGACCGTGACCGAAGTCAAGGGTTTCGGCCGCCAGAAAGGGCACACGGAGCTCTATCGTGGTGCCGAATACGTCGTCGACTTCCTGCCGAAGATGAAGGTCGAAGTGGTCGTCAACGAAGGCGATGTGGAGCGCTGCATCGAGGCCATCGTCAGTTCGGCGCGTACCGGCAAGATCGGCGACGGAAAGATCTTCGTCACGGAAGTCGAGCGCATCGTGCGCATCCGCACCGGCGAAGAGAACGAAAACGCCGTCTAA
- a CDS encoding LOG family protein: protein MNPEFSICVYCGSRPGERVEFSKAAQAVGQWIGEHRGQLVYGGGRTGLMGTVAEATRNAGGRVVGIIPKALVDRELANPLCDELHVVDTMHERKAMMGERADAFIALPGGIGTFEELFEIWTWRQLGYHDKPTGILNTAGYYDGLLGFLAHSVREGFMGEWQMELIRTGSNPTELLTALRAEVPLHPRGDRLAENL, encoded by the coding sequence ATGAATCCTGAATTTTCGATCTGTGTGTATTGCGGCTCGCGCCCCGGCGAGCGGGTTGAGTTTTCCAAGGCCGCGCAAGCCGTCGGGCAGTGGATCGGCGAACATCGCGGCCAGCTGGTCTACGGCGGCGGACGCACCGGGCTGATGGGCACCGTGGCCGAGGCCACCCGCAACGCCGGCGGCCGGGTCGTCGGCATCATCCCCAAGGCATTGGTCGACCGGGAACTGGCCAATCCGCTTTGCGACGAACTCCACGTGGTCGACACCATGCACGAGCGCAAGGCCATGATGGGCGAGCGCGCCGACGCCTTCATCGCCCTTCCGGGCGGCATCGGCACCTTCGAGGAACTGTTCGAGATCTGGACCTGGCGCCAGCTCGGCTACCACGACAAACCGACCGGCATTCTGAACACGGCCGGCTACTACGACGGCCTGCTGGGCTTTCTGGCGCACAGCGTGCGGGAGGGTTTCATGGGCGAATGGCAGATGGAACTCATCCGTACGGGCTCCAATCCCACCGAGTTGCTCACGGCATTGCGTGCCGAAGTGCCCCTGCACCCCCGCGGCGACCGCCTGGCTGAAAACCTCTAG
- a CDS encoding diacylglycerol kinase: MSALPKLPDPAVNPQKARKGFERVWHATLISLHGLRAGWSEPAFRQEAVMAIVMIPAAFWLGRSWVEVALLAGSAVLVMIVELLNTAVEAAIDRIGPEWHDLSKRAKDMGSAAVLLSLALCGGIWLAALWQRFAS; this comes from the coding sequence ATGAGTGCCTTGCCCAAGCTTCCCGATCCCGCCGTGAACCCGCAAAAGGCCCGCAAGGGCTTCGAGCGCGTGTGGCATGCCACCCTCATTTCCCTGCACGGCCTACGCGCGGGCTGGAGCGAGCCCGCCTTCCGCCAGGAAGCTGTCATGGCCATCGTCATGATCCCAGCCGCGTTCTGGCTTGGCCGCAGCTGGGTCGAAGTGGCGCTGCTCGCCGGCAGCGCCGTTCTGGTGATGATCGTCGAACTGCTCAACACCGCGGTCGAAGCCGCCATCGACCGCATCGGCCCCGAATGGCACGATCTTTCCAAGCGCGCCAAGGACATGGGCAGCGCCGCCGTGCTGCTGTCACTCGCCCTGTGCGGCGGCATCTGGCTGGCGGCGTTGTGGCAGCGCTTCGCGTCATGA
- a CDS encoding RDD family protein, with amino-acid sequence MASPSPEVSESNSPSSPADSSTSAPLSIVPGLWRRMACWLYEGMLLFAVVFVAGWLFSTLGQMRDAMDSRRHLLQAFLFVVFGVYFVWFWARGQTLAMKTWNIRIVDLHGRPISQRRALVRYLLSWVWFLPPLAAIAPFKLSGGESTVLIFGWVAVWVLLARFHPERQFWHDAWAGTRLITSKPMSRR; translated from the coding sequence ATGGCTTCACCGTCCCCCGAAGTTTCGGAATCGAATTCCCCTTCCTCCCCCGCAGACTCTTCGACCAGCGCTCCTCTTTCAATAGTCCCCGGCCTGTGGCGGCGAATGGCCTGTTGGCTCTATGAAGGCATGCTGCTGTTTGCCGTGGTGTTCGTTGCGGGCTGGCTGTTCAGCACGCTCGGCCAGATGCGGGACGCCATGGATTCCCGCCGCCACCTGCTCCAGGCGTTCTTGTTCGTGGTGTTCGGCGTCTATTTCGTGTGGTTCTGGGCCCGAGGACAGACGCTGGCCATGAAAACCTGGAACATCCGCATCGTCGACCTGCACGGCCGACCCATCAGCCAACGCCGCGCCCTCGTACGCTACCTGCTGAGCTGGGTCTGGTTTCTGCCGCCTTTGGCCGCCATTGCTCCTTTCAAGCTGTCGGGCGGAGAATCGACGGTGCTGATCTTCGGATGGGTCGCCGTCTGGGTCTTGCTGGCGCGCTTCCACCCCGAGCGCCAGTTCTGGCACGACGCCTGGGCCGGTACGCGGCTCATCACTTCCAAGCCAATGAGCCGCCGATGA
- a CDS encoding DUF3106 domain-containing protein has protein sequence MRPQTSGALIWAGALAAAVFGLTQAGAHAQSRSEPLRSAADTAQAAPASVSPSSSSASKAVSATKPYWSELTAEQQQALQPLAAHWHTLNTGHKRKWLALSRNYANMSADDQTTLHSRMIEWAALSNQQRAQARLNFAEVKRVPADERKAKWEQYQALSEEEKRRLAERAPAKPRGAAVPVRPVPAQKLVTVPAVTPAGQHTPRILLAPPASAAAPAAAPAAIMVASPPERIPGSVSGPSPASGGSSPTVPPEAQVPTPSPTPP, from the coding sequence ATGCGCCCGCAAACGTCGGGCGCACTCATTTGGGCGGGTGCACTCGCCGCGGCGGTTTTCGGACTGACGCAGGCGGGAGCCCACGCTCAATCGCGCTCCGAGCCGCTCAGGTCTGCTGCCGATACCGCGCAAGCTGCACCGGCCTCCGTCTCGCCCTCTTCCTCTTCCGCCTCGAAGGCGGTGTCGGCCACCAAGCCGTACTGGAGCGAGCTCACCGCCGAGCAGCAACAGGCGCTGCAGCCGCTCGCGGCACATTGGCACACGCTGAACACAGGGCACAAGCGCAAATGGCTCGCACTGTCGCGCAATTACGCGAACATGTCGGCCGATGACCAGACCACCCTGCACAGCCGCATGATCGAATGGGCCGCGCTGAGCAACCAGCAGCGGGCCCAGGCGCGCCTCAACTTCGCCGAAGTGAAGCGCGTGCCTGCGGATGAGCGCAAGGCCAAATGGGAGCAGTACCAGGCACTGAGCGAAGAAGAAAAACGCCGGCTTGCGGAGCGCGCCCCCGCTAAACCGCGCGGCGCCGCCGTTCCGGTGCGCCCGGTTCCCGCTCAAAAACTGGTCACGGTTCCGGCCGTGACTCCGGCCGGGCAACACACGCCGCGCATTCTTCTCGCGCCGCCTGCCTCGGCGGCAGCACCGGCCGCGGCACCCGCGGCCATCATGGTGGCGTCGCCCCCCGAACGGATTCCGGGCAGCGTGTCCGGCCCTTCGCCCGCTTCCGGTGGGTCTTCTCCCACGGTTCCGCCCGAAGCGCAGGTGCCGACGCCTTCGCCCACGCCCCCCTGA
- a CDS encoding DUF3619 family protein, with protein MSTKVPTSSFAAEDQFGQRVAARLSAGNQELPHDIGERLRVARAQAVAMRKQAPQLRTASAVMQSGNVAAMGGGWWTRIGSVVPLIALVAGLITISVMQDEDRASELAEVDSALLTGDLPPAAYTDPGFAQFLKSDGASD; from the coding sequence ATGAGCACTAAGGTTCCAACCTCTTCTTTCGCTGCCGAAGATCAATTCGGCCAGCGTGTGGCTGCGCGGCTGTCCGCCGGCAACCAGGAGCTGCCGCATGACATCGGCGAGCGGCTGCGCGTGGCGCGGGCGCAAGCTGTTGCGATGCGCAAGCAGGCCCCCCAGTTGCGTACGGCATCGGCCGTCATGCAGTCCGGCAACGTGGCCGCGATGGGTGGCGGCTGGTGGACCCGCATCGGTTCGGTGGTGCCTCTGATCGCGCTGGTTGCCGGCCTGATCACCATCAGCGTCATGCAGGACGAAGACCGCGCGAGCGAACTTGCGGAGGTCGATTCCGCCCTGCTGACCGGCGACCTGCCTCCAGCGGCCTACACCGACCCCGGGTTCGCCCAGTTTCTCAAATCGGACGGCGCGTCCGACTGA
- a CDS encoding RNA polymerase sigma factor encodes MATEQELSDFLKSVERRAFKRSVYHVRDEEAALDIVQDSMMKLAQHYGDKPTAELPMLFQRILSNCTLDWFRRQKTRRALFSNLGDFEAAGDDGDFDLLENFVSPTDSRETESAEDTTRRAQVFHEIEEQIAALPGRQREAFLMRYWEEMDVAETAAAMGCSEGSVKTHCSRAVHALSKALKAKGISL; translated from the coding sequence TTGGCCACTGAACAAGAACTTTCCGACTTTCTGAAGAGCGTCGAACGACGCGCTTTCAAACGCTCGGTCTACCACGTGCGGGACGAGGAAGCGGCACTCGACATCGTGCAGGACAGCATGATGAAGCTGGCTCAGCATTACGGCGACAAGCCGACGGCTGAACTGCCGATGCTGTTCCAACGCATTCTGTCGAATTGCACCCTCGACTGGTTCCGCCGGCAGAAAACCCGACGCGCCCTGTTTTCGAACCTGGGCGACTTCGAAGCCGCCGGCGACGACGGAGATTTCGATCTTCTGGAGAACTTCGTCTCTCCAACCGACTCCAGAGAAACGGAGAGCGCCGAAGACACGACCCGCCGCGCCCAGGTGTTCCACGAGATCGAAGAACAGATCGCAGCTTTGCCGGGCCGTCAACGCGAGGCTTTCCTGATGCGTTACTGGGAAGAAATGGATGTGGCGGAGACGGCCGCTGCAATGGGCTGCTCCGAAGGCAGCGTCAAAACCCATTGTTCGCGAGCCGTGCACGCCTTGAGCAAGGCGCTAAAGGCCAAGGGAATTTCGCTATGA
- a CDS encoding acetolactate synthase 3 catalytic subunit, whose translation MEISKAELASAAAASSGAGNQTQELMGAEVLVKALQAEGVQYIWGYPGGAVLYIYDAFYKQDTIQHVLVRHEQAAVHAADGYARATGEVGVALVTSGPGLTNAVTGIATAYMDSIPMVIISGQVPTAAIGLDAFQECDTVGITRPIVKHNFLVKDPKDLAMTIKKAFHIARSGRPGPVVVDVPKDVSFKKTPYAGYPDKVEMRSYNPVRKGHGGQIRKALQLLLTARRPYIYTGGGVLLGNATNELRTLVDMLGYPVTNTLMGLGAYPASDRKFLGMLGMHGTIEANNAMQNCDVLLAVGARFDDRVIGNPKHFAQNERKIIHIDIDPSSISKRVKVDIPIVGDVKDVLTELISMIRESSTKPDAGALSDWWKTIEAWRSRDCLKYDRDNKDVIKPQYVVETLWNMTKDADTYITSDVGQHQMWAAQYYRFDEPRRWINSGGLGTMGVGIPYAMGIKLAKPDSEVFCITGEGSVQMCIQELSTCLQYNTPIKICSLNNRYLGMVRQWQEIEYSGRYSHSYMDALPNFVKLAEAYGHVGMLIERPQDVEPALREARKLKDRTVFMDFRTDPTENVFPMVKAGMGITEMLLGSEDL comes from the coding sequence ATGGAAATCTCGAAGGCGGAACTCGCTTCCGCGGCAGCCGCGTCCTCAGGCGCCGGCAATCAAACGCAAGAACTCATGGGCGCTGAAGTGCTGGTCAAGGCACTGCAGGCCGAAGGCGTCCAGTACATCTGGGGTTACCCAGGCGGCGCGGTTCTGTACATCTACGACGCGTTCTACAAGCAAGACACCATCCAGCACGTGCTGGTACGCCACGAGCAGGCCGCCGTCCACGCGGCCGATGGCTATGCGCGCGCCACGGGCGAAGTTGGCGTGGCGCTGGTGACGTCGGGCCCGGGCCTGACGAATGCGGTGACCGGTATTGCCACGGCGTACATGGACTCGATCCCGATGGTGATCATCTCGGGCCAGGTACCCACCGCCGCGATCGGCCTCGACGCCTTCCAGGAATGCGACACCGTCGGCATCACGCGCCCGATCGTGAAGCACAACTTCCTCGTCAAGGATCCCAAGGATCTGGCGATGACGATCAAAAAGGCCTTCCACATCGCACGCAGCGGCCGTCCGGGTCCGGTGGTGGTGGACGTGCCCAAGGACGTCTCTTTCAAGAAGACCCCGTACGCCGGCTATCCCGACAAGGTCGAGATGCGCTCGTACAACCCGGTGCGCAAGGGCCACGGCGGGCAGATCCGCAAGGCGCTGCAGCTGCTGCTGACCGCCAGGCGCCCGTACATCTATACGGGCGGCGGCGTGCTGCTGGGCAACGCCACCAATGAACTGCGCACGCTGGTCGACATGCTCGGCTACCCGGTCACCAACACGCTGATGGGCCTGGGCGCCTATCCGGCGAGCGACCGCAAGTTCCTGGGCATGCTGGGCATGCACGGCACCATCGAAGCCAACAACGCCATGCAGAACTGCGACGTGCTGCTGGCCGTGGGCGCGCGCTTCGACGACCGCGTGATCGGCAACCCGAAGCACTTCGCGCAGAACGAACGCAAGATCATCCATATCGACATCGACCCGTCGAGCATCTCCAAGCGCGTGAAGGTCGACATTCCGATCGTCGGCGACGTGAAGGACGTGCTCACCGAACTGATCTCGATGATCCGCGAAAGCAGCACCAAGCCAGACGCCGGCGCACTCTCCGACTGGTGGAAGACCATCGAGGCCTGGCGCTCGCGCGACTGCCTCAAGTACGACCGCGACAACAAGGACGTCATCAAGCCGCAGTACGTGGTTGAAACCCTCTGGAACATGACCAAGGACGCCGACACGTACATCACGTCGGACGTCGGCCAGCACCAGATGTGGGCCGCCCAGTACTACCGCTTCGACGAGCCGCGCCGCTGGATCAATTCGGGCGGCCTGGGCACCATGGGCGTGGGCATTCCGTACGCCATGGGCATCAAGCTCGCCAAGCCCGATTCGGAAGTGTTCTGCATCACGGGCGAAGGCTCTGTGCAGATGTGCATCCAGGAGCTCTCCACCTGCCTGCAGTACAACACGCCGATCAAGATCTGCTCGCTCAACAACCGCTACCTCGGCATGGTGCGCCAGTGGCAGGAGATCGAATACTCCGGCCGCTACAGCCACAGCTACATGGATGCGCTCCCCAATTTCGTGAAGCTCGCCGAGGCCTACGGCCACGTCGGCATGCTGATCGAGCGTCCACAAGACGTGGAGCCCGCGCTGCGCGAAGCACGCAAGCTCAAGGACCGCACAGTGTTCATGGATTTCCGCACCGATCCGACCGAGAACGTGTTCCCGATGGTCAAGGCCGGCATGGGCATTACCGAAATGCTGCTGGGTTCCGAAGATCTCTAG
- the ilvN gene encoding acetolactate synthase small subunit, which translates to MKHIIAVLLENEPGALSRVVGLFSARGYNIESLTVAPTEDASLSRMTIVTAGSDEVIEQITKHLNRLIEVVKVVDLTEGAYTERELMMVKVRAVGKEREEMMRMAEIFRGRIIDVTDKSYTIELTGDHGKNDAFLEAIDRSAILETVRTGASGIGRGERILRV; encoded by the coding sequence ATGAAACACATCATTGCAGTGCTGCTGGAAAACGAGCCGGGTGCTCTTTCCCGCGTGGTGGGCCTCTTCTCGGCCCGCGGCTACAACATCGAATCGCTGACGGTCGCGCCGACCGAAGACGCGAGCCTCTCGCGCATGACCATCGTCACCGCCGGCTCCGACGAGGTGATCGAGCAGATCACCAAGCACCTGAATCGCCTGATCGAAGTGGTCAAGGTCGTCGACCTGACCGAAGGCGCCTATACCGAGCGCGAACTCATGATGGTGAAGGTGCGCGCCGTGGGCAAGGAGCGCGAGGAAATGATGCGCATGGCCGAGATTTTTCGCGGCCGCATCATCGACGTCACGGACAAGAGCTACACCATCGAACTCACCGGCGACCACGGCAAGAACGACGCTTTCCTGGAAGCGATCGACCGCAGCGCCATCCTCGAAACCGTTCGCACGGGTGCCAGCGGCATCGGCCGCGGCGAGCGCATCCTGCGCGTATAG
- the ilvC gene encoding ketol-acid reductoisomerase produces the protein MKVYYDKDADLSLIKGKTVAIIGYGSQGHAHAQNLNDSGVKVVVGLRKGGASWDKVGKAGLQVAEVADAVKAADVVMILLPDEQIANVYKNDVAPHIKEGASLVFAHGFNVHYGFVQPRADLDVWMVAPKAPGHTVRSTYTQGGGVPHLVAVHQDKTGKARDLALSYATANGGGKAGIIETNFREETETDLFGEQAVLCGGTVELIKAGFETLVEAGYAPEMAYFECLHELKLIVDLIYEGGIANMNYSISNNAEYGEYVTGPRIVTDETKKVMKQVLKDIQTGEYAKSFVLEAAADQPTLISRRRLNAEHQIEVVGEKLRAMMPWIKKNKLVDQTRN, from the coding sequence ATGAAGGTTTACTACGACAAGGACGCTGACCTCAGCCTCATCAAGGGCAAGACGGTCGCAATCATCGGTTACGGGTCGCAGGGTCACGCGCACGCGCAGAACCTGAACGACAGCGGCGTCAAGGTCGTGGTCGGCCTGCGCAAGGGTGGTGCTTCGTGGGACAAGGTCGGCAAGGCCGGTCTGCAGGTCGCCGAAGTGGCCGACGCGGTGAAGGCCGCCGACGTCGTCATGATCCTGCTGCCCGACGAGCAGATCGCCAACGTCTACAAGAACGACGTGGCCCCGCACATCAAGGAAGGCGCTTCGCTGGTCTTCGCGCACGGCTTCAACGTGCACTACGGTTTCGTGCAGCCGCGCGCCGATCTCGATGTGTGGATGGTTGCCCCCAAGGCACCGGGCCACACCGTGCGCAGCACCTACACGCAAGGTGGCGGTGTGCCCCACCTCGTGGCCGTGCACCAGGACAAGACCGGCAAGGCGCGCGACCTCGCGCTGAGCTATGCCACCGCCAACGGCGGCGGCAAGGCCGGCATCATCGAGACCAACTTCCGCGAAGAAACCGAAACCGACCTGTTCGGCGAACAAGCGGTTCTGTGCGGCGGCACGGTCGAACTGATCAAGGCCGGTTTCGAAACGCTGGTGGAAGCCGGCTACGCGCCCGAAATGGCGTACTTCGAATGCCTGCACGAGCTCAAGCTGATCGTCGACCTGATCTATGAAGGCGGCATCGCCAACATGAACTACTCGATCTCGAACAACGCCGAATACGGCGAGTACGTCACGGGCCCGCGCATCGTGACCGACGAGACCAAGAAGGTCATGAAGCAAGTGCTGAAGGACATCCAGACCGGCGAATACGCCAAGAGCTTCGTGCTCGAAGCCGCTGCCGACCAGCCCACGCTGATCAGCCGCCGCCGCCTGAATGCCGAGCATCAGATCGAAGTCGTCGGTGAAAAGCTGCGCGCGATGATGCCGTGGATCAAGAAGAACAAGCTGGTCGATCAGACCCGCAACTGA
- the pssA gene encoding CDP-diacylglycerol--serine O-phosphatidyltransferase gives MHDDTVPDEVPPRKRRKGIYILPNLFTLAALFGGFYSVVMAMNGRFDLAALGVFAAMILDSLDGRVARMTNTQSAFGEQMDSLSDMVSFGAAPALIAYEWSLKGLGRWGWIAAFVYCACAALRLARFNVNTGVVDKRWFQGLPSPAAAALVAGFIWLMTEWGKRGGEVLYLSWTQITWITFAFTLYAGLSMVTNAPFYSFKDVQMKKSVPFVVIVLIALGIAVINIHPPTVLFGLFVAYGLSGYVVYAWRKAKGQQASVISTSTEEPDERGLHS, from the coding sequence ATGCATGACGACACGGTTCCCGACGAGGTGCCGCCGCGCAAGCGCCGTAAGGGCATCTACATCCTGCCGAACCTGTTCACGCTTGCCGCGCTGTTCGGCGGCTTCTATTCGGTCGTGATGGCCATGAACGGGCGCTTCGATCTCGCGGCGCTCGGCGTGTTCGCCGCCATGATTCTCGACAGCCTCGACGGCCGAGTGGCCCGCATGACCAACACGCAGAGCGCGTTCGGCGAGCAGATGGATTCGCTGTCCGACATGGTGTCTTTCGGCGCTGCGCCCGCGCTCATCGCGTACGAATGGTCGCTCAAGGGCCTGGGCCGCTGGGGCTGGATTGCCGCCTTCGTGTATTGCGCCTGTGCGGCGCTGCGGCTCGCGCGCTTCAACGTCAACACCGGTGTGGTCGACAAGCGCTGGTTCCAAGGCCTTCCGTCGCCGGCTGCGGCCGCGCTGGTGGCCGGCTTCATCTGGCTCATGACCGAATGGGGCAAGCGGGGCGGCGAGGTGCTGTACCTCTCGTGGACGCAGATCACGTGGATCACCTTCGCGTTCACGCTCTATGCCGGGCTTTCGATGGTCACCAATGCGCCGTTCTACAGCTTCAAGGACGTGCAGATGAAGAAGAGCGTGCCCTTCGTGGTGATCGTGCTGATTGCGCTCGGCATCGCGGTCATCAACATTCATCCGCCCACCGTCCTGTTCGGCCTGTTCGTGGCCTACGGCCTGAGCGGCTATGTGGTCTACGCGTGGCGCAAGGCCAAGGGCCAGCAGGCGAGTGTGATCAGCACCTCGACCGAAGAGCCGGACGAGCGGGGCTTGCATAGCTGA